The Thermodesulfobacteriota bacterium genome contains the following window.
ATGGGCTGCGTCTGCACAGCTATGATCACGTCGTCAGCCGCAAAGAACGCGTTCACCGAAAGCGTCGCGAGGGAAGGGGGGCAGTCTATTATCACAAAATCATAACTCTTCCTCAGCCTGTTAATAGACTTTCTCAGCCGATGATCCTTCTCAATCAGCGCCGACATCGAGAGATCGGCCCTGCTCATCGAAAGATTCGCCGGCGCGAGATAAAGCCCCTTCGTCCCGTGCTCTATCACTATCCCGTTTATGTCGGTCTTGCTCGTAGGATCCGTGAGCACGTCGTTTATCGTCATCTCGAAATCGTTCGGACTAAAACCGAGATGCGTCGTGGCGTTCCCCTGGGGGTCGAGGTCTATAACCAGAACGTCGGCCCCTTTCTCCACAAGACACGCGGCGAGATTCACCGCGGTCGTCGTCTTTCCGACCCCTCCCTTGTGATTGGCAACCGCTATAACCTTCATGTGCTCTTTAACCTCCGGGCAGGGTCTTCGTCCTGGTCTGAAAAAAAGAGCCTTGGAAACTCCGGGCTCCCATTTTATTTATATCAATTCCGAGCGACTATATCAAGCCGAAAGGGTAGGGCGGTGCAGAGCATCACCGCAAAATCCTGCTGCCCCGGGCAAGGATTTTCGCCGATTGATTTAACATGCCAAAAATCATATAATATGGCTGAGCTTGGGTATTAAAAAGCCGCCGAAGCTTTAGCGCTGAGCATAAAACAACGGCGGCAACCGGAAGGTGGAACAACCTAATGATACCTTTTCTCACTTTTAAATGTCAAGCTTTTTGATGCCCGGCTAAGGAACCGTCCGGGGTCTGCTCTGAGAGGCTGATGTCTGATAAAAAACAGGACAAAACAAAGATAGTCCAGATTTGGGGAGAGATACTCGACGAGGGTTTTACGAGCGTCCCGAACATCCTCCTCAGATACAGATCCAGAATAGGCCTCAAACCCAAGCACGTCATGCTCATAATCGATATCATGTCCTACAAGTGGGACTCCAAATATCCCTTCCCGAGCTACTCCACCCTTGCCCAGAGATCCGGCATAGAAGAGAGGAGCGTGAAGCGCATCACCCAGGACCTCGAAGAGCTCGGCCTCCTCGTCAAATCTCCCCGCTTCGACGAGGAAACGGGGGCCCAGGTCACCACCGTATTCGACTT
Protein-coding sequences here:
- a CDS encoding ParA family protein, encoding MKVIAVANHKGGVGKTTTAVNLAACLVEKGADVLVIDLDPQGNATTHLGFSPNDFEMTINDVLTDPTSKTDINGIVIEHGTKGLYLAPANLSMSRADLSMSALIEKDHRLRKSINRLRKSYDFVIIDCPPSLATLSVNAFFAADDVIIAVQTQPMALEAVRMIDETLYEVYSSRPDFPIVPYALPTMHDKLTTISSTVLEAINQKFNPNVFSPIHSNVKLKEASGYGKHILEYDPICAGATDYRRLAKEVMSIYEREKEEGRKYIIRNS